The following are encoded together in the Aerococcus mictus genome:
- a CDS encoding peptide ABC transporter substrate-binding protein, protein MKVRKLVISLLSLSALALAGCSQNSKANEKIVHLTEAQEISTLDSTTVEDTGSSAYIGHMQDPLYWEDENNKVTPALAKEMPEKSEDGLTYTIKMRDDAKWSNGDPVTANDFVYAVQRLANPKTGASYAYLVENFENAEGVLKGDRPVEDLGVKALDDHTVEIKLAKPVPYMDHLLAFTNFSPLNKKFVEEKGDAYGSNSENVLASGPFKVEDWDGTGLNWKLVKNPDYYNADKVKIDGADVQVIKEISTRVNLFENGEVDNTILSGELVRQYKDNPNLNFKPKASISYIGVNHKNPLLANKDFRLALDYALDNKEYTEQILATGSTPISTFVPKGLVKNPETGADLVDDANIEPKVDVNKAQELWEKAKAAVPQDSYRLRILSSDDEGSKRVGEYFQGQLENKLPGLKVDLITVPGKNRIAAQRSGDFDLVLAGWLGDYADASNFLDCWKTDNPNNDGKYSNPKYDELLNRASDQDANDPQARYNDFLEAQKILAEDEGIIVLNQGVTAELRNPRVKGATYRSVGNEFDYRTATIDNSAAEK, encoded by the coding sequence ATGAAGGTAAGAAAATTAGTTATAAGTTTATTGTCCCTTTCAGCTCTTGCTTTAGCGGGCTGTAGTCAAAATAGTAAGGCTAATGAGAAGATCGTTCACCTCACCGAGGCTCAGGAAATCTCCACCCTAGACTCGACCACGGTTGAAGATACAGGGAGCTCTGCCTATATTGGTCACATGCAAGACCCCTTGTACTGGGAAGACGAAAATAATAAGGTCACACCAGCCTTAGCTAAAGAAATGCCTGAGAAGTCTGAAGATGGTTTAACTTACACCATTAAAATGCGCGATGACGCCAAATGGTCTAACGGGGATCCAGTCACTGCCAATGACTTTGTTTATGCCGTTCAACGCCTAGCCAACCCAAAAACTGGTGCTTCTTATGCTTACTTAGTAGAGAACTTCGAAAATGCTGAGGGCGTTCTCAAGGGCGACCGCCCCGTAGAAGACTTAGGGGTTAAGGCCTTGGATGACCATACTGTAGAAATTAAGTTAGCTAAGCCAGTCCCATATATGGACCACTTACTTGCCTTCACTAATTTCTCACCATTAAACAAGAAATTTGTGGAAGAAAAGGGTGACGCTTACGGGAGTAATTCTGAAAACGTCCTCGCTAGTGGTCCTTTCAAGGTGGAAGACTGGGATGGTACTGGACTTAACTGGAAATTAGTCAAAAACCCAGACTACTATAATGCGGACAAGGTTAAAATCGATGGCGCCGATGTTCAAGTCATCAAGGAAATCTCTACCCGGGTGAACCTATTTGAGAATGGTGAAGTCGACAATACCATTCTGAGTGGAGAGTTAGTCCGTCAATACAAGGATAATCCTAACCTGAACTTCAAACCTAAGGCCTCAATTTCTTACATTGGTGTTAATCACAAGAATCCATTGCTGGCTAATAAGGACTTCCGTCTTGCGCTTGACTACGCCTTGGATAATAAAGAATATACCGAACAAATCCTAGCGACCGGTTCAACCCCAATTTCAACCTTTGTGCCTAAGGGCCTAGTCAAGAACCCAGAAACTGGGGCTGACTTAGTGGATGATGCCAATATCGAGCCAAAAGTTGATGTTAACAAGGCCCAAGAACTCTGGGAAAAGGCTAAAGCTGCTGTTCCACAAGATTCCTACCGCCTACGTATCTTATCTTCTGACGATGAAGGCTCCAAGCGTGTGGGTGAATACTTCCAAGGACAATTAGAAAATAAATTACCTGGCCTCAAAGTAGACTTAATTACTGTCCCTGGTAAGAACCGGATTGCTGCACAAAGATCAGGGGACTTCGACCTGGTTCTCGCTGGTTGGTTGGGAGACTATGCCGATGCTTCTAACTTCTTAGATTGCTGGAAGACTGACAATCCAAATAATGACGGCAAGTATTCGAATCCTAAATATGATGAATTATTAAACAGAGCCTCTGACCAAGATGCCAATGATCCGCAAGCCCGTTACAATGACTTCTTAGAAGCGCAAAAGATTCTGGCCGAAGATGAAGGAATCATTGTCCTTAACCAAGGGGTAACCGCTGAATTACGTAACCCACGTGTCAAAGGGGCGACCTACCGTTCCGTTGGTAATGAGTTTGACTACCGTACCGCGACAATTGATAATTCAGCCGCTGAAAAATAA
- a CDS encoding peptide ABC transporter substrate-binding protein, with protein sequence MKFKKLAVTVLASAALVLSGCGQGQSQNQNVIRRTELQEMTTLDSTRVEDVQSANYIGHMQDPLYWEDENNEVHPALAKEMPEKSEDGLTYTVKMRDDAKWSNGDPVTAHDFVYAVQRLANPETGATYAYLVENFENAEEVLKGDRPVEDLGVKALDDYTIEIKLSRPTPYMEHLLAFTTFSPLNQKYVEEKGDDYGTNSDNVLANGPFKVEDWDGTGLTWKLVKNDDYYNADQVKVDGAEVQVIKEDSTTVNLFENGEVDNALLRGELVRQYSDHPHLEYRPTASTYYIELNQENPLLANKDFREALNYAIDNKEYAEQIKADGSVPLSTLVPNDLVHNPETGEDFTKDAGIEPKYDPEKAKELWEKVQKELPQDSYSIRLLSSDDEGSKQVGEYLQGQIQNNLPGLKVDLITVPGKNRIAQQNAGDFDMAISGWLADYADASNFLDLFTTGHSNNHGNYSNPAYDQLLEKAANEDANDPQARYNDFIEAQRLLAADEATIVLSQKQDAELRNPRVQGITYRPVGNEFDIRTATIDNSANE encoded by the coding sequence ATGAAGTTTAAGAAACTCGCTGTGACGGTCTTAGCTTCTGCAGCCTTAGTACTTAGTGGCTGTGGGCAGGGCCAAAGCCAAAACCAGAATGTTATTCGTCGGACTGAATTACAGGAAATGACTACCCTAGACTCTACCCGGGTAGAGGATGTGCAAAGTGCTAACTACATTGGTCACATGCAAGATCCTTTATATTGGGAAGATGAAAATAACGAAGTGCATCCGGCTTTAGCCAAGGAAATGCCAGAAAAGTCTGAAGATGGCTTAACTTACACCGTTAAGATGCGCGATGACGCTAAATGGTCCAATGGAGACCCTGTCACCGCTCACGACTTTGTCTATGCTGTCCAACGCTTAGCCAATCCAGAAACTGGGGCTACCTATGCTTACCTAGTGGAGAATTTCGAAAATGCGGAAGAAGTGTTAAAAGGCGACCGCCCAGTAGAAGACTTAGGTGTAAAAGCTTTAGACGATTACACCATTGAAATCAAATTATCTCGCCCAACCCCATACATGGAACATCTATTAGCCTTCACCACCTTCTCGCCACTTAACCAAAAATATGTGGAAGAAAAAGGTGATGACTACGGAACCAACTCCGATAATGTCCTAGCCAATGGGCCTTTCAAGGTGGAAGACTGGGATGGTACCGGCTTAACTTGGAAATTAGTCAAGAATGACGACTACTACAATGCTGACCAAGTGAAAGTGGACGGTGCTGAAGTCCAAGTCATTAAAGAAGACTCCACTACCGTGAACCTCTTTGAAAATGGGGAAGTGGATAATGCGCTCTTACGTGGTGAATTAGTCCGTCAATATAGTGACCACCCACACCTTGAATACCGTCCAACTGCTTCAACTTACTACATCGAGTTGAACCAAGAAAATCCATTATTAGCTAATAAAGACTTCCGTGAAGCTTTAAACTATGCGATCGATAATAAGGAATACGCTGAACAAATTAAAGCAGACGGCTCAGTCCCACTAAGTACCTTAGTGCCTAATGACTTGGTCCACAACCCTGAAACGGGAGAAGATTTCACCAAGGACGCTGGCATTGAACCAAAATATGACCCTGAAAAGGCCAAAGAACTCTGGGAAAAAGTTCAAAAAGAACTGCCACAAGACTCTTACAGCATTCGTTTACTCTCTTCTGATGACGAAGGCTCTAAGCAAGTGGGGGAATACCTCCAAGGTCAAATCCAAAATAACCTCCCTGGCTTAAAAGTTGACTTAATCACTGTGCCAGGTAAGAACCGGATTGCCCAACAAAATGCTGGTGACTTTGATATGGCTATTTCTGGCTGGTTGGCTGACTATGCTGATGCCTCGAACTTCCTTGACCTATTCACGACTGGTCACTCCAATAACCATGGCAACTATTCTAATCCAGCCTATGACCAATTATTAGAAAAAGCGGCCAATGAAGATGCTAATGACCCTCAAGCGCGTTACAATGACTTCATTGAAGCACAACGTCTCTTAGCCGCTGATGAAGCTACGATTGTTTTATCACAAAAACAAGATGCTGAACTCCGGAACCCACGTGTTCAAGGCATCACTTACCGTCCTGTCGGAAATGAATTTGACATCCGTACAGCGACTATTGATAATTCTGCCAATGAATAA